In Flammeovirgaceae bacterium 311, one DNA window encodes the following:
- a CDS encoding beta-ketoacyl-acyl-carrier-protein synthase I (COG0332 3-oxoacyl-[acyl-carrier-protein] synthase III): MNVKISHVGSYIPVHKLSSREVEDRINQKELFIAPGSLEKLFGVKTRYFAAPGQQCSDLAAAAARKILEQIDLHAIDCLIYASACGDLIEPATANIVQHKLGLTCPAFDVKNACNSFLNGILLATSLIQSGVYKKVLIK; encoded by the coding sequence ATGAATGTAAAAATCAGCCATGTTGGTTCATACATACCTGTACATAAACTTAGCAGCAGGGAGGTAGAAGACAGGATCAACCAGAAAGAACTATTTATTGCCCCGGGTTCACTGGAAAAACTGTTTGGCGTTAAAACCCGCTACTTTGCTGCGCCAGGGCAGCAGTGCTCGGATCTGGCAGCTGCTGCCGCCAGAAAAATACTGGAACAAATAGATCTCCACGCCATAGACTGCCTGATCTATGCATCGGCCTGTGGCGACCTGATTGAGCCGGCTACTGCAAATATTGTACAGCATAAGCTGGGATTGACATGTCCTGCCTTCGATGTTAAGAATGCCTGCAACAGCTTTCTCAATGGGATTCTCCTGGCTACCTCACTCATACAATCAGGCGTGTATAAAAAAGTACTGATTAAATGA